The proteins below come from a single Crossiella sp. CA-258035 genomic window:
- a CDS encoding histidine kinase yields the protein MIPVRYLRVLVIAVHVILLSIGPLFVTFGARHEPPQGAGTGLLFGAAILALQLRHSLAVMRGETPKHGKWTFALLVALVAVPQLWFTWTWGLNVNQAVAASALMVLRRRAALAWFALVVLGGLGWWVYYALSAGKPLALFQSVQGVATAVGFSLTLYGGARVVRIMDELAANRRELAELAVNRERLRISRDLHDLLGQSLSAFSLKGDLALRLLTTDPPAARAEVAGMAEVAGSALRSLREISRGEHTPSFAGELAAAESLLRAADIRPRIDVLAPAAHEEVLAWTLREAVTNLVRHSHASTATITVRPGRLEVVNDGADSPGPDGNGLTGLRQRARAHGGRLRTECRDGEYRLVLELPVEAP from the coding sequence ATGATCCCGGTCCGCTACCTGCGGGTGCTGGTGATCGCGGTGCACGTCATCCTGCTCTCCATCGGACCGCTGTTCGTCACCTTCGGCGCCCGGCACGAACCGCCGCAGGGCGCGGGCACCGGCCTGCTCTTCGGCGCGGCGATCCTGGCCCTGCAACTGCGGCACAGCCTGGCCGTGATGCGCGGGGAGACGCCCAAGCACGGGAAGTGGACCTTCGCGCTGCTGGTGGCGCTGGTCGCGGTGCCGCAGCTGTGGTTCACCTGGACCTGGGGGCTCAACGTGAACCAGGCGGTGGCCGCCTCCGCGCTGATGGTGCTGCGCAGGCGGGCCGCGCTGGCCTGGTTCGCGCTCGTGGTGCTGGGCGGGCTCGGCTGGTGGGTCTACTACGCGCTCAGCGCCGGCAAGCCGCTGGCGCTGTTCCAGTCGGTGCAGGGGGTGGCCACCGCGGTCGGCTTCTCGCTCACCCTCTACGGCGGCGCCAGGGTGGTGCGGATCATGGACGAGCTGGCCGCCAACCGCCGCGAGCTGGCCGAGCTGGCGGTCAACCGGGAGCGGCTGCGCATCTCCCGCGACCTGCACGACCTGTTGGGGCAGAGCCTGTCCGCGTTCTCGCTCAAGGGCGACCTGGCGCTGCGCCTGCTCACCACCGACCCGCCGGCCGCGCGGGCCGAGGTGGCCGGGATGGCGGAGGTGGCCGGTTCCGCGTTGCGCAGCCTGCGCGAGATCAGCCGGGGCGAGCACACGCCGAGCTTCGCCGGGGAGCTGGCCGCGGCCGAGTCGCTGTTGCGCGCGGCGGACATCCGGCCGCGGATCGACGTGCTGGCACCGGCCGCGCACGAGGAGGTGCTGGCCTGGACCCTGCGCGAGGCGGTCACCAACCTGGTGCGGCACAGCCACGCCAGTACCGCGACCATCACCGTCCGCCCCGGCCGCCTTGAGGTGGTCAACGACGGCGCGGACTCCCCCGGCCCGGACGGCAACGGCCTCACCGGCCTGCGCCAGCGCGCCCGCGCCCATGGCGGACGGTTGCGCACGGAGTGCCGGGACGGCGAGTACCGGCTCGTGCTCGAACTACCCGTGGAGGCCCCGTGA